The sequence below is a genomic window from Acidimicrobiales bacterium.
GAAGGCACCACGTGCCGCGTCGGGAACGGTGTGCATCTCTGCAAGCGAGTCGGCGCTGAGCAGCCCGCCCTCGCTCGACGGCGTCACCAGCGCGCGAACCATCTTGGCGATGTCGGGCCCGGTTGACAGCAGCCCGCCTGCGGATCGGGGCAGCTGCCGGTACCGGTCAGCGCGCCGGCCGGCGGAACGATGCCCGGGTGCCACCCGGCTCAACAGCGCCGGCTCCTCTTGAAACCCGGAGTTTGACATGCCCAGGGGATCAAAGACGAGCGCCCGCATGGCGTCCGGGTAGGGCTGCCCGGTCACGTCTTCGATCACAAGCTCGAGGATCCCGTAGCCCGGGTTCGAGTACACAAACGCGCCACCGGGTTCGGTCACGATCCGCGCCGCGACGTGGCCGTGGATCCCGTCGAGCACCTCGGGCAGGGGTGGTGGCGGGACGTCCGGCGCCGCGGGCCTGTCCAGCTCAGCAGCAGGCACCCCCACAGGCAGTCCTGCGGTATGGCTCAGCAGCCGCCGAATCGTGACTCCCTCAGGGCCGAGACCGCCGGACGCTGGCTCCCAGCTCACCAGGTGCGAGGTGACCGGGTCGTCCAGACGCAATCGTCCTTGCTCGCCGAGCATGAGGACCGCCAGCGCCGTGGCCGTCTTCGACAACGAAGCGACCTGGAACACAGCCTCCTCTCCGTTCTCAGGGAGCGGGATCACCGCAGTCCCTTCAGGCCACCCAGCCACGACAACCGCTTGCGGCACCTCGAACCGGCGCAGAAGAGCCCGACCGTCGTCTCTCACGCTCTCTTCGAACTCCACGGCGCTCCTACCCCCATCCCCCGACGGCTGAGCACCGCTCGCCAGCACGCCAACCGCGGCGACGACCGTCCCCAACACCGCGTTTCGCCCCAGCACGGCGACATCTTGCCGCGTGGCTTGAGGATCATGCCCGACCGTGACCTCTGTCTCACCCCGCTCGTAGGCAAACCGTGTCTTCGCGGTGATCAGATTGGGACGGTCACTACTGTCCTCGGCGCACGTAACGAGCGCGCAGAACTCCCGTGCACTGCATCGTCCACGCGCGAGTTATCGGCGCGTATCGGGGGCGCTTGACGACGATCGTCGGGAAAGCCCTGGCTTTCACGAGACCGTTTCGTAGCCGGCCCGTGGGGTGTCCAGCTTCGAAGCGGCTCGATCGTGCATCGGCTAGATTCGCCGCCCGCGTCGTAGGTCGCGACACTCAGCTGCAAGGAGCACTCGATGCCCAAGATGGTGATCACCCACGGAGTCGCTGATGTCGACAAGTGGCTGGGATTCAAGGCGGAGCGGGCCGAGGCGATCGCCGGGCTCGGTGGTTCGGACGTCGTCGACCACGTGGCACACGGTGGCAGCAAGCTGGTTGCCGTGTCGGCCAACGTCAGCGATGTCGACGGGGTGATGGCGGCGCTCGGGTCGCCACCCCCGGAGCTCGCCGCGGCCATGGAGAAGCACGGGGTGCTGCCTCCCTTGGTTGCCTACGTCGAGGGGTAGCCGCTCGCGACTGCTGGCTTGCCGGGGCGGAGTTGGCCAGGAACGACGCGTCCACAATGTGCCGGTAGAGGACACCAGCTATCGACCGCACCGAACGACGTTGGGTGGCTCTGCGGGAGCGTCCCTATCGGCGCTTATTCGCTGAACGGAGGCCCACAAACCCCGACCGCATCGGCGTACACATGCAACCGAACGGCGCATCTCCAGTGGCAATCTGGGCGGCTCACTGCTCGATCCCCTGGTCGACCGATCGGCACCTCGGGGCGGCAGCCGCCACGAGAGAGACCCGTTGTACGTCTGGGGCTGCCGCGCGCCGTGGTCAGGCGTGTGCCACGACCTCGTATACCTCGATTGACGTGATCTCCACGGGAGCATCGTCTGGAATGCTCGCCCGCGCGTTCGCGGCCGCAGTCTCCGCTGCCTCCTCAGTCTCGAAGAGGACCATGCTGCGGCCGTTCTTCCCGTCTGGAGACCGGGTGAAGGTGCCGCTGACGAAGCCTGGCGCCGAACGGAGGTTGGCCAGAATTCCCTGCGCCATCTCCGGTTTGGCCTCAGGACCCAACTTGCTGACCCCAACGATCGCGTACATGTCTGCGCTCCTCACACTCGGATGTCGCCGAGCCCGGCGACCGAGACCTCAGATACTGCCGGCTCGCGCTTGCGTTGTCCACCGGGAAGCTGCTCCGATCAGGCGCGCATAGCCCGCCGCCACGACCGCTGCCGACGCCCGCGCGATCGGCGCGTAGCGCGCGCCTGAACGGGCCACAGGTGACAGGGCCGAGAGAGAACCTGCGGGCGTGGTCGAGGCCTTGTGGCGGCGTGCCGTGTCTCAAGACTTCGACGGCACGTCGCGCCTAGCGTGTGGCCAAATCGACGGAGGGAATTGTCATGGCAGAGAGCGTGTACACCGTGGTCGAGCTCATCGGGACGAGTACGAAGTCATGGGAGAAGGCGGCCGCAGCGGCGGTGACGAAGGCATCGCAGTCGCTACGTGATCTTCGGGTGGCCGAGGTCGTCGAGCTCGACATGCAGCTCGAGAACGGGAAGGTCTCGGCATACCGCGCCAAGGTCAAGGTCTCGTTCAAGTACGAGGCGAGTTCAAAGTCTCCGGCAAAGAAGAAGGCTGCCTCCCGCCGGAGCTGAGGAGAGGGCGACTCGGAACCGCACCACCGCAAGGGCTCGGGCCCGCGGCGGTGGCACGCTGCGACAGAACGCGCGCCCGATAACGCGTCGGCTGGGGTCGCGAATGGGCGAACCGAACGGCGCTTACGCAAGCGCTCCGGTAGGCGGCGGTCCGGGAACGATGCCGCGCGGGATTCGGGGACAAGCCGTGGGAAGCACCGGCGTCGACCACCCGGCATTCGGGGATGGTGCCGTCGCGGAGATCGACGCCGGCGTCATGTGGCCTGTCATCGCTCGAGGTGCGGGGCGTGTCCTCGTGCTGACGGGTTCGTAAACACGCTTGAGAAAGATTGACGGGCGAACGACACAAGCGGACACACACCAGAGATCCTTTCGAGCTCCC
It includes:
- a CDS encoding serine hydrolase domain-containing protein — translated: MEFEESVRDDGRALLRRFEVPQAVVVAGWPEGTAVIPLPENGEEAVFQVASLSKTATALAVLMLGEQGRLRLDDPVTSHLVSWEPASGGLGPEGVTIRRLLSHTAGLPVGVPAAELDRPAAPDVPPPPLPEVLDGIHGHVAARIVTEPGGAFVYSNPGYGILELVIEDVTGQPYPDAMRALVFDPLGMSNSGFQEEPALLSRVAPGHRSAGRRADRYRQLPRSAGGLLSTGPDIAKMVRALVTPSSEGGLLSADSLAEMHTVPDAARGAFGLGDAGGYGLGLAAATLPSGRRFLANNGSHEGYNALYVAVPDQRSYLVVLTNAETGIGLELELALRWFDDVIGERPSIATTFSTVRRFVGLGTIMLILLAVVVLGRQVFQLSSGKRRWLGRPRLRRLTLRTLPAAAVASLLLIALNTGAFTSSIGGLPPARLISGNYDNQVALLAALLAALGALTTLAPPATSNQARSTQRLRQWAGVVRPTTR
- a CDS encoding dodecin family protein encodes the protein MAESVYTVVELIGTSTKSWEKAAAAAVTKASQSLRDLRVAEVVELDMQLENGKVSAYRAKVKVSFKYEASSKSPAKKKAASRRS